In Silene latifolia isolate original U9 population chromosome X, ASM4854445v1, whole genome shotgun sequence, the following proteins share a genomic window:
- the LOC141622639 gene encoding SART-1 family protein DOT2-like, translating to MDTDLSEFRRGRSEENCRGDSWLRKSVKGDDSEGYGREQIKYEGKQRSKGKNTSRRREGKDSRERDSYSDKRRGEGYARDCEDEHERNRGQQKGRDGSTRKDRDRKKEKEKTRGETSVQDEPGKEIKERVSELKEGGGMKRKFEGASEILSRVVNKSRKLEEKVDLESQKARQRCRILAEICRKCQIPSHHNQVEDLNSSVRISSECYTPEEMLQFKKPKKKMSLRKREKLDFDGLEASRALRLEQTLSSVKEEDDTDFFAEDDEDLQKSLERARKLALKKQDELDAVARLAAAAAVSTQSADAQNSTSGNALDNKVVFTEMEEFVWGLRSEEDEALEASEEIKDETGGWTDEPFKTENKEEIVRDDNIYEAPAGKGLSGALKLLKDRGTLKETVEQPGRSTLVGSHGDDGPKEINLVRRDEFGREMTPKEAYRALCHKFHGKGPGKRKRERWIKQYQDELKLKQMTSSNVLPQSVDRMREALSQSKTPYIVLSGHVRPR from the exons ATGGATACTGACTTGTCTGAGTTCAGGCGTGGACGGAGTGAGGAGAATTGTCGCGGTGATTCTTGGTTGAGAAAGTCCGTGAAAGGAGATGATTCGGAGGGATATGGTAGAGAACAGATTAAATATGAAGGCAAACAGAGAAGTAAGGGTAAGAACACAAGTCGGAGGAGGGAAGGTAAGGATTCTAGGGAGAGGGATTCTTACAGCGATAAGCGAAGAGGGGAAGGTTACGCCAGAGATTGTGAAGATGAGCACGAGAGGAATCGAGGTCAGCAGAAGGGGAGAGATGGTAGTACGAGAAAAGATAGAGAtaggaaaaaggaaaaagaaaagacgAGAGGAGAGACTTCTGTTCAAGATGAACCGGGAAAGGAAATCAAGGAGCGAGTGTCAGAACTGAAAGAAGGAGGAGGAATGAAACGAAAATTTGAAGGAGCATCTGAGATTCTGTCACGGGTGGTCAATAAGAGTCGAAAACTTGAGGAGAAGGTTGATTTAGAGTCGCAGAAAGCGAGGCAAAGGTGTAGGATCTTGGCAGAGATTTGCAGAAAGTGTCAGATCCCTTCTCATCATAATCAAGTCGAGGATTTGAATTCGTCTGTACGGATATCATCAGAATGCTATACTCCTGAAGAAATGCTTCAGTTCAAGAAACCTAAGAAAAAGATGTCTCTACGGAAAAGGGAGAAACTTGACTTTGATGGCCTTGAGGCATCTAGGGCACTTCGTCTAGAGCAAACTCTTTCGTCTGTCAAGGAAGAGGATGATACTGATTTTTTTGCCGAGGATGATGAGGATCTACAAAAGTCCTTGGAAAGAGCTAGAAAACTAGCTTTAAAGAAACAAGATGAATTAGACGCCGTTGCACGCCTTGCAGCAGCAGCAGCTGTCAGCACTCAGTCAGCTGATGCACAAAACTCGACTTCTGGGAACGCTTTGGATAACAAAGTTGTCTTCACTGAAATGGAAGAGTTCGTCTGGGGTCTTCGTTCTGAGGAAGATGAAGCATTAGAAGCTTCCGAGGAAATAAAGGACGAAACTGGTGGTTGGACAGATGAACCCTTCAAGACTGAAAATAAAGAGGAAATCGTTCGAGATGATAATATTTATGAAGCTCCTGCAGGAAAAGGATTGTCTGGTGCTCTTAAACTGCTTAAAGACCGAGGAACGCTTAAAGAAACAGTCGAACAGCCTGGCAGAAGCACATTGGTTGGTAGTCATGGTGACGACGGACCTAAGGAGATAAATTTGGTGAGGCGGGACGAGTTTGGAAGAGAG ATGACACCAAAGGAAGCCTACCGCGCACTTTGTCACAAGTTTCATGGAAAAGGACCTGGCAAACGGAAGCGAGAAAGATGGATAAAACAATACCAGGATGAACTAAAGTTGAAGCAAATGACTTCATCAAATGTACTTCCACAGTCTGTTGATAGAATGCGAGAGGCTCTGTCGCAGTCGAAAACACCCTATATTGTTCTCAGTGGGCATGTTAGGCCACGGTAA
- the LOC141619369 gene encoding protein neprosin-like, whose product MAIKITATFVILLCSTSIVATIICSLCSQGVATTMRTTKQCLAGVRTKDGRAKKFYGTRASLSFYKPKVLSTQSSSTRIKLTNGEESIEVGYMVNPEVFKDYEAHLYSKFTVGGKGCINTHCGRFVEVDTRMRLGIIPNTYSQIRGEKSTWNLTIEKDRADGNWWIILTEGQDKFSIGYWPKNLFSSMAEYATQVEWAGEVYYGIVPDSPPEMGSGYNAVYDTRVASFFRDVTVLKEDFKFVQPDETEVFSNCPKVYTVLDAGSQGDYWGRLMFYGGPRRPKSILSW is encoded by the exons ATGGCGATCAAGATCACCGCAACCTTTGTAATACTACTCTGTTCAACAAGCATTGTAGCAACAATTATATGCTCATTATGTTCTCAAGGTGTCGCAACTACGATGAGAACGACAAAACAATGC CTTGCCGGAGTGCGAACCAAAGACGGTAGAGCCAAGAAATTCTATGGAACAAGAGCTTCGCTTTCCTTCTACAAACCAAAGGTTCTAAGCACCCAATCTTCGTCGACTCGAATCAAGTTAACAAATGGGGAAGAGAGCATTGAAGTTGGTTACATG GTCAATCCGGAAGTTTTCAAGGATTATGAAGCACATCTTTATTCTAAGTTTACG GTCGGAGGAAAAGGGTGTATTAACACCCATTGCGGTAGATTTGTGGAGGTCGACACGAGGATGCGACTGGGAATCATTCCAAATACCTATTCCCAAATTCGAGGcgagaaatcaacctggaacttGACTATTGAGAAG GACCGAGCAGACGGGAATTGGTGGATAATTTTAACCGAGGGGCAGGACAAATTCTCAATTGGTTACTGGCCGAAAAACCTGTTCTCATCGATGGCTGAGTACGCAACACAAGTTGAATGGGCGGGAGAAGTATACTATGGAATAGTACCCGATTCCCCGCCTGAAATGGGGAGTGGATACAATGCCGTCTATGATACCCGTGTTGCGTCCTTTTTCCGGGACGTGACCGTGTTGAAAGAAGATTTTAAATTTGTCCAACCTGACGAAACAGAAGTGTTTTCTAACTGTCCTAAGGTCTACACAGTGTTGGATGCTGGTTCTCAGGGCGATTACTGGGGCCGCCTTATGTTCTATGGAGGCCCCCGCCGTCCAAAGAGTATTCTAAGCTGGTAG